The DNA segment aaaatgacattgagatgagatgatgttgatgttgataatgacattgagattaaatgttgttgatgttgaaaatgtcattgtgatgatgtatgttgtgtatgtacacgGGGTGCAATGACCATGATGAATATCCCTGGTGgaggaaatagagtggttaaagagttttaagcatctctagagggggatggcttagaatatttaattattcacGACCAATGCATTGATGGTgaccatgtttcatacttcatattgcatggaaataatataaactttgtcagtaagtaatTGTAGTTTCTCATAAGgggaaatacttgtacttgagggcatgtcactcgatttggaactcccttgagattTAGGCTGACCATAGGGAGGGGGGGGGAGTTGTCTGGCATGatagggtgacctcgacacttgctgcctaattttcctaagtgagagtgtcacgTGGACACTGATTGagcatttttagtttaatatttttctattctttttagCTCAATTGACATCTCTTTCAcccttattttttcttcttaactcAGTTTTGATCTAAGGCAAATGATCGAGCTTAATTGAGAATAGTAGctaaattttagattttgtgcttacttgacTTATCTGCCTTGTGCGGGCCTAGAGGATACTATAGAACTCCAAATGGATCGTGTGAGTAGTCCCTAGAAAGATGAGAAAAAATCTTCAATTTTGTTACGAATAAGCTTTGGCCAATTCAGCCATCTTGAGGGTCAAATTAAGCTTGGAAGTCAGAATCTCTGCACTTGAATAATTGGGCTGCGAGTTTagacttttgttttttgtaattagtttagttaggtagatagttagttagttactaaCACTTTATATATTGGTattaattagttagttagtgACTGAACTTCATTTTGGAGAAAGAACTACACTAGAACTTCATTTTTGtacaaaacttgttgtgcaagttttctctcttctcttttctctctttttctctcaattattCTTTATTCGTCTTCATCTTTTCACTTTTGTTCCACCATTATCTTACAAAAATTTCATGATTTCTCCAATGGTGATGATCATAGAGGGCTAAACAATTTATCAATCAAAGGATCCACTCCAAGCAAGACTGGATTTGAGTTCTGGTTTGGTTTTTCTACTCTTTGTGaatgttctttctcttcaatcctattttcgtttttcatgattatgattatgtttaggattgaaaatggattaggttatggattcatttcctaatttcaaaaattaatcacaaattGTTTGGATGATTGTCCACTCTAATTTGTGATTTCAAACAATTTAGAGATTGATTCGATTAAACTTTCTCTAATGCATTTGAGTGAACTTTCACATTGAACATCATTTGTAGTAATTGTGATAATTCTATTTGCATTGGTTTGatgaattggattgatgcttTTAAACTTGAATTGTATTCTATTCTTGTTTTGTTATGTTTCTTGAACTCtgtttttcattttgtatttttcgCATTCTTTTACAATTGCCTACAACttgtttgatgaaatttcaCCCTTTCTATTTATAAATGAATGAATGTAGGAACCATATTGAATCATTTTTCTGAGTTCGACCTAAGTTAATCACGTGCTACATAATttcctagttttatttgttttgaatgatTTGACAATCGTTATTagacacacttaggctatttcccgacaaatggtaccacattgcatttgagagttgaggttagatgcatgcatcatactgagcatcaTTGATTGGAATTGCGGAAGGCTAatgactatttgttgagtgtatgttggattaatggatgtttgtgtatgatattggtatttgttaatgttttcttactaatcatggtcatttgatttttgtgttaatttcttttataataactcacccttgcaacttttgtaccgtgtggttggtacctatCGTGAACCTTCATTCGTGGAAATAGATGGACAATAGTAGAGTACatgaagtgagattcttttgtggagtcGCCAAGCCGACATGATGACATTATGATTATTTCGGGAGAGAGTTgcattttgttaatcaactcctccataattagttctataattttttttaattgaggatgcaaattacaaatttaattatatgtatgaattaatttactttccgttatgtgaatgatgtgtactgagttaatatatccatatatatatatatatatatatatatatatatatatatatatatatatatatatatacatacatacatacatttaAGTAATTGTgcattgtttggtgaatgtataatacgaaaaatttactcttatttttcataagtaaattaatggagtttttatttaaaaattgaaatttacacGATTTAAAGTAGCGATGTCATAACGAcaaggcgggtcgttacacatATGTATATACTGGATGGGTATTCGACtaacctaataaaaaaatatcatacctCAGAATAAGTATAGACCTTAGATACTCAACTAGTTGAGTAGATGAGTGTCCTTCACAATCCACTGAAAGACAACCTTAAACACCTAGTCACATGTGTGTTTGAATACTCCCTAATACATGAATGTCAGATGATGAGACCAATATAGACCTCAACCTTTTGGTTGACCAGATACCTAAATGTGCATTTGGCCAGTCAAACAATCATGTCCTCCATAAAAGAGTAAACTCAACATGGATAAATCATGATCAAGATTATATGAGTGGTTAAACATCATTATAATGATTAAAGACAAATTACCTAAAGAGGTAATCATGCTCTAGTGCCCATTGTGGTATGTATAATGAGACTCTTGAGGTAAAAACACTTTTGATTCTCATTTATTACTTAGCATTGATCTCTGACTTAAACATTCAAGAGCCTTTAGCAGGCACTCCACCCTTCGGAGAATCAAATAGACAAATATTGAAGAGGATACCATGGAGCATAGAAATTATTTGGAGGAAAATTACCTTATTATCCTTTAGCTAGTACAAGAGGGAAATTACCTTATTATCCTTTAGCTAGTACAAGAGGAAAATTACGTTGCTTACTTATTACTATTATATTTATACAATGATGTATAATAGTGAGAAAACAAAGAGAACTACTTTCTATACATGATGcctattaaattatgtaatgaGACTAAAATATTTGTAATCATGTTAGATGAAAGAAGGAACACCTAATCGAATACTAATTTAGCAACCTATCTCATCGTAAAccatttgtataaaaaattggttaaataaaatatgtgagTACTTATAAATCATGTGATACTTTATTCAATTCTTACGGATAAAAAACACATTATAAAATGtgataatacaataaaaatataaacatacaaattttcaaatttagttAACATCTTACcaccaaaaagtaaaaattagaagaaaataaatattaaaccaaaattaacattacattttgatatattataaaaatattattattattaaatttaaaataaaaatataaacagaaGCACGACGTGGACGCCACATcattagtaataataaaaacaataaagtaatactataaaaataaattatttttaaaatattataaaaataaaaatatttatagccCGTGCGGTAGTGCGGTACCATATTTGTTTCCGGCATTTGAGGTTAGTCACTTGCGGGACCCAACAAAAACACTGAATCGGTACACTTGTCACTCCCTCACGCTTCCTGGTTTCCTCACTCGACACCGCTCAATGTTTCCTTTGTCTCCTTCTTACATTTACTTGATTACATCCCCTCCGTTCATGGACCAATATGCTCAAGCTTCTTCTTCCATCCTCATCCTCTAAACTCATCTCCAGACACATTTTCTCACAACTATCACGCCCCACCACCACCATGTCCATAAATCTACGCACCCACGCCTTCGCGGGTAACCCGCTCCGATCCCCCAACCGGGTCGACCCGTTTTCGCCCGCCTCCGCGCTCGAGACCCTCACGACCCGAATCCTCGACGCCGCGCACGTGTCCTCACCGTCCGTGGATTTTAAGGTCTTGCCTTTTAGAAATGGGAGGGTGCTGGCTTCTTCGGAGAGTGGTGACACGTGGCGCCTCGGGTGGATCGCGCTGGAGGAAGTGAAGGGTCTATTGGGTGCGGATTTGAGCGCGGACTCGTTCGTTTATTTGGGGTCAGACTCGGACTCAGACTCGGTGGTGTACTGGGCGATCGACGTGTCGAGGGAGAGTGGGTTGGTGACGGAATTCAGTGGCGTGAGGTTGTGCTTCGTGGAGCTCAGGACGCTCATGGTCGCTACCGATTGGGTGGATTTGAAGACCATGGGGAACCTCGCCATCGCCGGTCATGTGAGTTGCTTTTTTCGTTTACGCAATTGAAATTTGTTGCAGATCCCACATCGACCATGGGGTCCATTgccatgatttgtttttgagtaATGATATTTCCTAACACTGGTAATTCTCCTCTCAGTGTCCACTCGTCGCATGTGGTTAACCATGTGTATAAATCTAGATGGATTGATAATTGTATACAACCatgtttattcaatttttaaccAGATGTAAGACAAATTGTGTTAGGATATAAGGATAAGGGAAAGTTAGTTAACATTGTTAGACTATTAATAAGTTAGTTACTACACTTAGGATATTGATTAGTTTAGGGGTTAGTTAGTTAGTGgggtttattagatataaataggggaagaaggatAGGAGAGAGGGGATCTTATCATTTGTAGATTGAGCATTGAAAGAAGAAATTCTTTGTGAAGGGGAACCCTTGGAGGAAAGTTTTCTCTCCCATTTTCcgttcttttctttctattcagtaaaattgtttcttttccttctcattTCAATTCTTGGTTCCTAACAAACTGCCACCTTGTTTTCATCATGTAATTACAaagtgaaaacagaaaacaaagttACAAGTAAACGCCTCCTTAACTACCATTTGACATTTCAATAACTTCATAATACTATTAAAATCTTGTATGCCATATTTAACCATTAGTGAAAACTTTTGAGACAAAGTTAACCATGCGTACACGAATAAGCCATCGATTTAGTCCTTGAAGTATTAGACTCTCTCCTAAATAGTTCTTAAACTAATGCAATCATATATGTAACCCCTAAAGTATTGAATATCCATCAATTTAGTCCTTGGGTTGatatattttacttatattGAGGGACTAATTTGGAGAATTTTCCAATACTTGAAGGACTATGTAGCATGATTTCTAATACTTTAGGAAATACTtatataatttcattagttTAACAACTATTTAGAAGAGAGGATGATACTTCAAGGATCAAATTGAAGGTTTGTTCAATGGATAAATATGTCTCACAAGTGTCGGAGGCTACTAAAATGTCTGATCTGTTTTTACTTCTGCATGATTTTCCATTTTGGAGATTTATGTAGTACAGGTGCAGTACAGAGTTGAATTAATGcacatttgttttatattttggtagAAATGGTTTGCCCATATTAATCCCAATTAAAAATCTTACATAGAAAAGTGTGTTGTGGGAAATTGATTTTTGGGGTTTAAGCAGACAGGTATTCCCTCAAACATATAGAGTGTGTTTGTTTAGCCAAATTCCACTTTTTAATGCACATTCAACATCAATCCTCCTCTCAATAAATGAAATGACATTCAATGTGGTGAGACAGTGAATTGAAGACACATATAGTGCTACTGTGGGAGTCATAGTAGTCTGTTATTTTAGTTCTTGGTGAGACAATCAGTTGATCGGGTGTTAAACTTGTGGGACTTGACCTTTAGGAACTTTTCACAATGTTAAATTATAtggttctttttaaaataatatcttgACAAATTTCTTTTATGGATTAgtatgtgattttaatttttcttagcaTTTTATTCGCCTCATGTTTGGCATCAAATCAAGGAAggagaaaattattttctacttCCTCTTGTTCATTTTCTACATTATTTCCCCTCCCTTTGTTCTCATGTAAAGGCTTATTGTTTGACATGCTAAGCAGCCATGTTACAAATGTTATTACTGTTTACAAGCTTGTAATTGGTTatactttgtatttttttgctttattgaTTTGCAATACTGATAGACAATAGGCAATTCTGCTTTTCTATTTACTGGGTTTGGCCAGGCCAGGGCACTTCTTGAATGGCATAAAATATCACGATTTTGTGGACATTGTGGAGAGAAAACAGTCCCTATGGAAGCTGGGAGACGTAAACAGTGCTCAAATGAATCATGCAAACAGAGGATATATCCACGACTTGACCCGGTTTGCCATCTTCTGTTCTAATAGTTGAGTGATCAATGGATGATCAGGTTTTGCTGAATTTTTGTAGTCACCTTAACTTATGCAGGTGGTCATTATGCTAGTAATTGATCGGGAGAATGACCGTGCCCTTTTGAGCAAACAATCGAGATTTGTACCTAGAATGTGGAGCTGCTTAGCAGGTTTTATAGAGGTGCATGCTTGACCTAATCTAAAACCACTTCATTTTTTAGTTACTTACATTGTGGTGTTGTTACCTGAAACAATGTAGCTTATTCCAGTAAGGTTGActatataaataggggaaactAATTTGAATTTGTGTACCTACTGTATTAGCCACTGGTCACCTtaatgacaataacatttctttttataaaacaacAATATTCTTTTTGATATCAAAAAAGCTCCTGTTTATATGGTCTAAACTCTGAAATTCTTAAGTTTTCTTTCATTGTTTTTAATTGGCAAGTATTGTGGGTGTGGATAGCATAAGCATCTATAACATGTATGAATGAGCttcaattattgttttttttccttttcgaaagcactttcaaaaatatttttattattagctattttgaaagaaaaataagctaATATTAACATGCATGGATGCAATTAGGACACGTATGGGAAACAGTTTAATTAAGTGCTTATTCATTAAGATCTTATTACATTAGAGCTTATGACATAAGTTCTTAAGACAATGAATATAATTATTGGTTGTGTTTGAGGGGTATTGAAATAAGTTTGTTTTGATAAGCTTCACTTGGAAGTTATTGAACTAAGCTTATCAAAACAGATGAACTTATCAGAGGATCGACAGCTACTTGTATAAGCTTAACCAAGTATGTGTCATTTTCAGCTTGAATTActtatatgataaaataagCCCAACTGAAATATGTAGAAACTCTACCTTGCTTAGTAGGTTTTGAAAAGTCAAAATTTAAACCTTCTAGGGCCGAAAGGATATCCTATTAAAGTCAGGTTTCTATGATTTGAGAATTCATGTTATGTGTGGATAATTTTGATCCTCtatcaatatatttaaacttcTATTTTGTCTTCTCTTGTTGCATTTAGCCAGGAGAAAGCTTGGAGGAGGCTGTAAGAAGAGAAACGTGGGAGGAGACTGGTATTGAAGTGGGAGAAGTTGTATATCATAGCTCTCAGCCATGGCCTGGTATATCATATTCTACATAACAATTAGGCTTTTGCATTTTTATCATTTCTTCACTGTTAACATGAGATAACGTGAAGatatgtgtttattttttttttgctcagcaaaaataatatattatattatagatgagtaccagaggtactagatAATACAAATGTAAAGCCAATTTACAGGTAGTTCAGGGCAAAACAAGATACAGTAGCTAGAATAGCCCAAACTACTCAAAAAGACCTGGAACTTATTCTATTCTCAATTTGCTGTCCTAAGAAAGACATCTTTGAGATTAGAGGACCATTGATTGAAATGTAAAgagaaatttttttccaaacatCTGAGCCATGACCATAACATGAACACTGCATCTTCCATTAATTTCTGGTCATCAAAAACCGCATTGGAGAAAATAATGCTGTTCCTATGCTTCCAAATCGAGTAAGTGAGAGCAAACCACCACCACTGCCATCTTTTTCCCTGCAGCCCTGCAGAAGCTCCACAAATATGCTGAATAAAATGCTGATCCGGATTATAAGGGAAAACGCCCATCATATTTACCCATGACTGTGACTCCCACCATAGGGGATTAATTTTACTGCAGTGGAAGAATAAGTGGCCTGCAGTCTCTTCCACTAATCTGCAGAAAGGACACAAGTACTCTTGTAACTCAACCCGCTTCTTTTTCAGATTAACTTTAGTTGGCAATTTGTCTTGAATCAGCCTCCACGCGAAGATAGCCACTTTCAATGGGACCCTAAGCTTCCACAGCTCCTTGAACTTTCCATCCTGTCCATCTTCCACTGTGACATGATGAATTGCCTTGTATGCACTCTTAGTCGAATAACAGCCACTAGGCTCTGCTGCCCACTTCCAATGATCATTTACTTCCGGCCTGATTGTGAACCCTTCCAGCTGTTGGAGGAAAGCTACCGCCATACCTATCTCGCTATCAAACAAAAGTCTCCTCCACTTAAAATGCCACTCCCACCCACCTTCTTTCACAACACCTATTTGATGAATGAACTGATGTTGTTGAGCTGATATGGTGTACAATCTAGGATATTTCTCAGCCAAGCTTTGATCTCCTCCTATCCACCTATCCTCCCAAAACTTAAACTTGTCCCCACATCCGACCCTCCATAAAATCAACCTGTTCAGCTGGTGACCTTGATTCATACTTTGATTGACTATCTTTAGATCCCTCCACCATAATGATTCAGTGCTGACCCTCGAAGCTCCATCAAGACTCCTCCATCCTCCGTACTTCGATTCAAGGACTCTAGACCAAGTCTCCTCCTGATTCTGAAACATCTCCCATTTCCACTTTCCTAATAATGATGTGTTGAACGATATAATATCCTTGACTCCCAACCCACCTAGCTCCTTAGGCTTACAAACCTTTTCCCACTTGATCCAcggaattttattttgatccgCTGCACCACCCCATAAGAAATTCCTTTGTAATCTGGTTAGCTTGCTAACCACCTGCCTCGGGACcctgaaaaaagataaaaagtaaaTTGGAATAGATGTTAGCACGAAATTTATGAGAATCACTCTCCCCCCGAAAGACAAGTGTGTCTGTTTCCATCTCGCTAATTTTCTCTCACACTTCGTGATTAAGGGTTCCCAAGTCTGACATCTTCTAGGATTAGCACCAATAGGTATACCAAGGTATGTGAAAGGAAAAGACATCAGCCCACAGTTGAGATAACTGGATGCATCATAAGTCCACTGCTCAGACACCCCAAAGGCCCCACAACTACTCTTGGCGAAATTTATCTTTAACCCCGATGCCATCTCGAATGCTCGAAGTATTGCTTTGATTGTTCTTACATTCGCTAAAGTTGCTTCTCCCAAAAATATCGTGTCATCTGCATACTGAAGTAGACTAACCTCCACCTTCTTTGTGCCCACTAAGAATCCCTTGTAAAATCCCCCCTCAATTGCTTTGGTTATTAGGCCACTCAAACCTTCTGCAACAATGTTGAACAAAAGGGGTGATAACGGATCACCCTGTCTAAGACCTTGCTGTGGATAGAACTCCTTCGTAGGGCTTCCATTGACCAAGACTGAGATGGAAGCTGATTTTAAACATCCCTGTATCCACCGAATCCACTTCGGATCAAAACCCAATCTCCTCATCATGTAAATCAGAAAATCCCAAGACACTGAGTCATACGCCTTCTCATAGTCCACCTTGAAAACCATGCAAGGTTTTTGGCATCTTTTGGCTTCTTCAACTACCTCGTTAGCAATCACCACACTATGAAGCATGTGTCTACCTTGTATGAATGCTGATTGACGCTCACTAATATTACGAGGGGCAAAATTCTCTTCAATCTGTTAGCCAACACCTTAGCGAGGATCTTGTATGTACATCCAATGAGAGAAATAGGTCTATATTCATTCAAGCCTTGAGGGTCCGGCACCTTCGGGATTAAGGCTATGAATGAAGCGTTCAAGCCCCTCGGAAAGACTCCATTAACATAGAATTCGTCAAAGAATCTAAGAAAATCTGGTTTGATGACTTCCCAAAACTgcttaataaatttgaaattgaacccATCTGGCCCCGGACTTGTGTCACTACCACAGCTCCAAACAGCCCTTCTTATCTCCTCTTCCTGAAAGTGCTCCACTAACATGGCATTCTGCTATGAATCAATGGTTCTGAACCTGATTCTGTTCAGAGTTGGTCTATGAAAATCTGTTTCCTGGAACCTCTGTGAAAAAAATCTCCTAACCTCCTCTTTGACTTCAGCCGGTTCCTCCTTCCAAACCCCACCAACCAGCAATCCATTTAAACTATTGGATCGCCTCCTGGAATTCATCATCAAATGAAAATACCTCGAATTACAGTCACCCTCCTTAATCCATCTGGATCTTGCCTTCTGCCGTAACAGTGACTCATGAGTTTGGGCTGCCTCCCAAACCTGCTGctgcaatttctttttaagtaTCCGCTCATTGTCATCCAGTGGTCTATCTGCTGATTCctcttctattttgtttaattCTTCCTCTAACCTCTTGAAGCGGCTGAAAGTGTCTCCAAAATGATCTTTATTCCACTCCTTTATCTTCTGTTTGAGAGctttaagtttgtttttcaaaacataaccCCCCCATCCACTCTGATTGTTGGATGACCAGTTTTCGGACACCAGCTTCTTGAAGGATACCTCAGATAATCAACAGTCCAATAATCTGAAAGGTTTTGGACCCCAATCATTGGTTTTGGATCTAAACAATATGGGACAATGATCCGAGAAATTTCTGGCTAGCGGTGTTTGGATTGATCCAGGCCATTTGGAAAACCATTCTGGGGAAACGAAGGCTCTATCCAGCTTGCTTTTCGCTGTCCCGTTCGGTCTGAACCATGTAAATCTCTTTCCCACCCATGGCGCTTCTTCTAATTCTAGCTCCTCAATCCAGCTATTAAAATCCCTTATGCTTCCATCCACCAGCCCCCTATGCGAAGACCCCACTCTTTCTCCATTTGTCCTGATGTTGTTAAAGTCTCCTATAATACACCAGTATCCATTTGGATTCTGGTTTTTCAGCTGAGAGACTTTATCCCATAACACCCTCTTGTCTTGCAGGTTACAAGGGGAGTAGATATTCACAACATGCACTGCTATGGATTCTTGGCCCCACTTTCCTGACAGTAGTATGAAGCCTGTTCCAACTGAGTTATTCtccaccttaagagaattttgATTCCAAATACAGAGGATACCACCAGCTGTATTTACTGATGGTACATCCTCCCAACAGAAATCAACATTTCCCCAAAGTGCCCTGCACATACTCTTATCAAcgctttccttttttgtttcttgaagaCATAAAAGGTCAATATGATGCTCCTTTACCATTCTTCTGATTGCTTGCCATTTAACCCCCCTCCCCAGCCCCCTTACATTATAAGAAATGATATTCATAGAGACTTTCCCCTTCCTCCCAAGCTAGCTGCCTCTTTTCCGTCTCTatcttccatttctttcaatTGTTGCCTATAATCTCTTTGAGAAGCATCTGTTGTCAATCCCAAGTCGTTAATCATTCTCCATAAGCTTTCTTCTGGAGGGTCCAATTTTTGCTCCTGAATCTGGTTTTGCTGCCTATTTTGAGCTGATGATAATTCTGATTGTATATGGGGGTTGGCTGATCCATGTCCCTCATTATCCTGCTGGGAAGGTCCACTCTGAACATGCTCTAGGCTTAGAGCAATTTGGTTCGAGTCAGCCTCACCTATACGGGCTTCAGCTCTCTTCATTTTGCCTTTACGGGAATACATAAGCAGAGGGGTTAAAAGAGGTGTTGTTTTTAAAACTGGGCCTTTTTTGGGGATAGAACATATTTTAGGGGGGGTGTTAATAGTCTGGCCCGAATCCAGCAGGCCCATCTTCTCCTTTTCACGTGTCTTTGGTGAGAAACATCTTAGAAAATCTTATAGACTATTTGTGCCAtcgaaatattatttatatcattCAGGGCGTGACTTTTTTTATGACTTCTCTTATCATTTATACTTTATAAAGTATGGTCATATCCAAATTACTTCATTATTGCTAGTCTTTTAGAGTCGGTTTTGATAAATTTCTGAAGTAGCacttatagaaaaagaaaataaatggatCAAGAGGCTAAAAGAAATCTAACTTGatgcataagttaaaatcaacttgtaCCAcaacttttttagaaattcgTTCAATTAATTTCTCAGCAAATACTTATAAACTCAAGAAAACTCAACTTTGTTTCTGTAGAAAATTCTTAATAGTATATTCTTATAATAGAAAAGATCCTGTTAGCTAGAAGTTAATTCAAACTGTGCCTAGTTCTATTTCTTTGTTTTGCTTTATTACACGAAGCTAATGGAGGATGCGAATATTTTCTCCAAATTTTCATGTTACTTTGGGATCTGTTTTTGCAGGTACTCTATTTCTTCCTTtatcataatataacatgcaaATTAATCACTTGTAGTAATGTGGTGGTTTGATTATGTTCAAAGTAACTTAAATCAGAGATAATGTTTAGAACATGTTAAGTGTATGTGAAAACCGTAATTCTTTTCATATACAGAAAGCTTTCAAAAGAAGTTAGTTTTGATTATGCTCAAACTTCAAAGTAACTTAAATCTGAGTAATGTCTAGAATATGTTAAATGTATGTGAAAACCGTAATTGTTTTCATATATGCAGAGAGCTTTCAAAAGCAGTTAAGTATGAGTTAAGATAATCTAATGTGCTTAACTAACATAtttatgtgttttcttttctcataaaaaattataaatttatatatattttttccatcTTTTGTATGTTAACATTTTTGTTTCTATTGACTTTGTTTCTAGTTGGACCGAATAGCATGCCATGTCAGCTGATGGTGGGGTTCTTTGCATATGCGAAATCCCTTGAAATAAATGTGGACAAAGAAGAGTTGGAAGGTATATCCATCATTTAATTGCATTGACCTA comes from the Glycine soja cultivar W05 chromosome 6, ASM419377v2, whole genome shotgun sequence genome and includes:
- the LOC114416711 gene encoding nudix hydrolase 19, chloroplastic — its product is MLKLLLPSSSSKLISRHIFSQLSRPTTTMSINLRTHAFAGNPLRSPNRVDPFSPASALETLTTRILDAAHVSSPSVDFKVLPFRNGRVLASSESGDTWRLGWIALEEVKGLLGADLSADSFVYLGSDSDSDSVVYWAIDVSRESGLVTEFSGVRLCFVELRTLMVATDWVDLKTMGNLAIAGHARALLEWHKISRFCGHCGEKTVPMEAGRRKQCSNESCKQRIYPRLDPVVIMLVIDRENDRALLSKQSRFVPRMWSCLAGFIEPGESLEEAVRRETWEETGIEVGEVVYHSSQPWPVGPNSMPCQLMVGFFAYAKSLEINVDKEELEDAQWHSREYVRKALTFAEYKKAQQTAVAKVEQMCKGVEKAHSLSTDFNVESGELAPMFVPGPFAIAHHLISSWAFPDQNVNGSECHSKQASGSMSNL